From one Cardinium endosymbiont of Dermatophagoides farinae genomic stretch:
- a CDS encoding VirB4 family type IV secretion system protein — protein MFGPSGSGKSFFNGKMIKDRFEAGHIVIVIDSGGTYRHLFEALGGKYIELSAEKSLNLNPFLFPAEPSGRYLPDSSKIIFLVGLIGKMWKGDLNENPMSEVEKSLLSQWISDYYRDLPESIIPTLTGFYDYLQALVAANGEAILDLKKDQLFPFQEFFIVLQPFAHGIYKDHFNALAQDYLVDHRLVCFELEAIKCNSKLYPLVVQILFDFAFEMVSKHPDATKFIDIEEGWTNLDDASREHIESFYRKGRKTKTSIRIITQDIQEIKSSKIASAIKNNAATFILLYNEKASSREEIGAFLGMNALDMQKYASLRRKNGPGGFREIFIKEMGQSHVWLLEPSLWSMLCLPLIHQKETKSLIWLKNMEI, from the coding sequence ATTTTCGGTCCTTCTGGCTCTGGAAAATCCTTTTTTAATGGCAAAATGATTAAGGATCGATTTGAAGCAGGCCATATAGTGATTGTCATTGACAGTGGCGGGACCTATCGCCATTTATTTGAAGCTTTAGGAGGGAAATATATTGAACTCAGTGCAGAAAAATCTTTAAACTTAAATCCTTTTTTATTCCCAGCTGAACCATCAGGTAGATACCTGCCAGATAGCAGCAAAATCATCTTTTTGGTCGGGCTCATTGGCAAAATGTGGAAGGGAGATTTGAATGAAAATCCAATGAGTGAAGTAGAAAAATCTTTACTCTCTCAGTGGATTAGTGATTATTATAGGGATTTACCAGAATCGATCATCCCTACTTTAACGGGATTTTATGACTATTTACAAGCATTGGTAGCAGCTAATGGAGAAGCCATTCTTGATCTAAAAAAAGATCAGTTGTTCCCTTTTCAAGAATTTTTTATTGTTTTACAGCCATTTGCCCATGGTATTTACAAAGATCATTTTAATGCATTAGCGCAAGACTATCTAGTCGACCATAGGTTAGTATGTTTTGAGCTAGAAGCCATTAAATGCAATAGCAAACTCTATCCATTGGTGGTACAAATTCTATTTGACTTTGCTTTTGAAATGGTTTCTAAGCATCCAGACGCTACTAAGTTTATAGACATTGAAGAGGGTTGGACGAATTTAGATGATGCCTCTAGAGAGCATATAGAATCTTTCTATCGAAAAGGCAGAAAAACCAAAACCTCTATTCGCATAATAACGCAAGACATTCAAGAAATCAAATCATCTAAGATTGCCAGTGCCATTAAAAACAATGCGGCTACCTTTATCCTTTTGTACAATGAAAAAGCATCTAGTAGGGAAGAAATAGGTGCTTTCTTAGGTATGAATGCGTTAGACATGCAAAAGTATGCCAGTCTGCGTCGTAAAAACGGTCCAGGTGGTTTTAGGGAAATCTTTATTAAAGAGATGGGACAGAGTCATGTATGGCTACTAGAACCCTCTCTTTGGAGCATGCTATGTTTACCTCTCATCCATCAGAAAGAAACCAAATCGCTGATTTGGCTAAAAAACATGGAAATATAG
- the traM gene encoding conjugative transposon protein TraM yields the protein MDKKKLGFGLAGLLVISWIILRDVRKTKSWHEFFVAPPPKPCKLLEKAEPLSVTKETNQRMKGRYQSEQVGCSLFEDMAKNINQEVSKGEPEPVKEPEKVSVKLKKVVQKLKKIVHPQKQEKNYFPVSFERKGRKKNIKVKNSFSVGYVYGTQELKHGRSIKICVKEAFTYKGQEIHKGAFLYGIVAFGKERILSKLEIAEFGKNVVPVAIGLYDSDYMIGLLVENLHPFIDQAQNKLLSKAASSGSNSWIREISGIVVDGIKSVKNEQKITIDNRRKVFLKPIEK from the coding sequence ATGGATAAAAAGAAATTAGGTTTTGGATTAGCTGGGTTATTGGTTATTTCTTGGATTATATTACGGGATGTAAGAAAAACAAAGAGTTGGCATGAGTTTTTTGTAGCCCCTCCTCCCAAACCTTGTAAGCTACTCGAAAAAGCAGAACCATTATCGGTTACTAAAGAAACTAATCAAAGAATGAAAGGTCGTTATCAATCGGAACAGGTAGGTTGCTCTTTATTTGAAGATATGGCCAAAAATATCAATCAAGAAGTATCAAAAGGTGAACCAGAACCAGTTAAAGAACCTGAAAAAGTTAGTGTTAAACTTAAAAAAGTAGTGCAAAAACTTAAGAAAATAGTTCATCCTCAAAAGCAGGAAAAAAACTACTTTCCAGTATCTTTTGAAAGAAAAGGCAGAAAAAAGAATATTAAGGTAAAAAACAGCTTTTCTGTAGGTTATGTCTATGGGACACAAGAACTCAAACATGGCAGAAGTATTAAAATATGTGTCAAAGAAGCTTTTACTTACAAAGGTCAAGAAATCCACAAAGGCGCATTTTTATATGGAATCGTTGCTTTTGGAAAAGAAAGAATTCTATCTAAATTAGAAATAGCTGAATTTGGTAAAAATGTAGTTCCAGTGGCTATTGGTTTGTATGATTCAGATTATATGATTGGCCTATTAGTAGAAAATTTACATCCTTTCATTGATCAAGCGCAAAACAAATTGCTTAGTAAAGCAGCTAGTAGTGGCAGTAATTCTTGGATAAGAGAGATCAGTGGAATAGTAGTAGATGGTATTAAATCCGTTAAAAATGAACAAAAAATAACTATAGACAATAGAAGAAAGGTGTTCCTTAAACCAATAGAAAAATGA